A window of Candidatus Omnitrophota bacterium genomic DNA:
AGTTCTATACCATGTTCTATACCGCGGGCTGCAAGCCTGCAGGCCATGTTTTTTACCAAGCATTACGAAATATCACCCGCTTTTCGCAGAGAGAATTTAGTAAAGACCGGCCCGACAAGCTCATAGACAACCGTGGTAGCTACAATCGTGGAAAATATTATTTCACCTGCTTGAGGAAAATTCTCTTTAGCAATCAAGGCAACACCTAAAGCAACACCGGCCTGAGGAAGCAGGCTAAGACCGAGGTATTTTTTCATGCTGTCGGAAGACCGGGAAATACAACCTCCTAAATAGGCCCCGCCAATCTTACTAATACTGCGAATGATCAGATAAAAAAACCCCAATAATCCCAGCGTGTTAAGAAGTTTTATGTCTAAATTCGCCCCGACCAGAACAAAAAAGAGTAAATAAAACGGAGAATCTATGGTCTTTAAAACATCAAAAAATTTAAAGCTTAGCTTATTGACATTAACCAATAAAGCCGCCAGGCACATACAGGACAAAAGCACTGAAAATTGAAAATATAAAGACAGGCCAATAGCTAAAAATATAAAACCTAACGTATAAATGAGCAACTCTTCATTAGTCCTGGCATAACGGGAAAAATAGGAAAGCAATATGCTAAGGACGCCTCCTAACAAAAAGGAGCCGAAAATTTCCAACAAAGGATGGAAAAGCACGCTAATAAAAATGGCGTTCCCCGTTATACCGGCGGCAAGGGCCTTGGAAGCAGCCAGGGATACAGCAAATATAACCAGGCACCAGGCATCGTCAATGGCTACTACTCCTAGCAGAACATCAGTAAAAGAACCTTTTGCCTTATATTCTCTCACCACCATGGCTGTAGCTGCCGGTGCTGTAGCTGAAGAGATAGCTCCAAAAAGCAAAGTTACATAAACAGGAAGTTTTAAAAAAATACAAAGGCCAAAAGTAACCAAAAGCCACGGACAAACAGCTCCCATGATAGAAATCCAGAGAACCGGCCGGCCGACTCTACGAAGATTGTCTTTAACAAAATTTCGTCCGATGCTAAAAGCAATAAATCCCAAAACAACATTAGAGATCAGACCGGACGAATTCAGCATTTCTTTAGAGATCAAATTTAAAGCAGACGGCCCGATAATAATACCCAATACCAAATAAGCGGTTACCGCCGGCACCTTAATACGATGTATAAACTTTGCCGCGATAAAACCCAGTAAAAGAATAAGCCCGAGACTAAATATCATTTAATAATTCCTTTTTCTTTAAATACCGCCAGGATTATATCAAAAAGACTGATAATTCCCTTTAGAAACCCCCCGTTTTTTACTACCGGAAGCCGGGGTAAACGATGCAGTTTCATTAAGGCCCGGGCTTCTTCTATAGAGGACTCCTGTGATACGGTAACAAATCGGGTATTTATCAGGTCATCTACTATAACCAGCATTCCCATTTCACCGGATATATCAGCAAGTAAAATATCTTCTTCCTCCACCTTTTCTACAAGCGGGGTAGCCTCCAGCATTCTGGCCACTTCCTGGCTATAAGGCTGAAAGACCTTTAATATATCC
This region includes:
- a CDS encoding cation:proton antiporter; the encoded protein is MIFSLGLILLLGFIAAKFIHRIKVPAVTAYLVLGIIIGPSALNLISKEMLNSSGLISNVVLGFIAFSIGRNFVKDNLRRVGRPVLWISIMGAVCPWLLVTFGLCIFLKLPVYVTLLFGAISSATAPAATAMVVREYKAKGSFTDVLLGVVAIDDAWCLVIFAVSLAASKALAAGITGNAIFISVLFHPLLEIFGSFLLGGVLSILLSYFSRYARTNEELLIYTLGFIFLAIGLSLYFQFSVLLSCMCLAALLVNVNKLSFKFFDVLKTIDSPFYLLFFVLVGANLDIKLLNTLGLLGFFYLIIRSISKIGGAYLGGCISRSSDSMKKYLGLSLLPQAGVALGVALIAKENFPQAGEIIFSTIVATTVVYELVGPVFTKFSLRKAGDIS
- a CDS encoding CBS domain-containing protein — translated: MKVKDCMTEKVVTVSRATTLTELIELFRKHNFHTLPVVEADNKVAGIVTFEDILKVFQPYSQEVARMLEATPLVEKVEEEDILLADISGEMGMLVIVDDLINTRFVTVSQESSIEEARALMKLHRLPRLPVVKNGGFLKGIISLFDIILAVFKEKGIIK